The Populus trichocarpa isolate Nisqually-1 chromosome 2, P.trichocarpa_v4.1, whole genome shotgun sequence genome has a window encoding:
- the LOC7480725 gene encoding uncharacterized protein LOC7480725 isoform X1, whose product MGSESKHEGGVMQIPGASKKVVQNIKEIVNKNCTDAEIYSVLCDFNMDADAAVQNLLNQDPFHQVKSKRERRKEMKETQESMARGSNNGYHGVKAGGEYNFGLVPCQISDNDLGKAAYRKENGSVAHPGPSSTLIYRVKLKNEQPSSNNDSCNPDDSRQTKATGTGDTILSSAQLSSGTQAAWSGGTTGHVSMADIVRMGRPRSKGSQNMMDTSCTPQDVVGSVNSSQYCHKSSCDSSPSPPEMHKCLQYPHPSQVPETIHESGVAASSHDEWPVFEQQTAAGGLYNFNVSNSSSTDIFSNQSYFYGDGTNSNEDHQLEEVQASDRDAANKNPGSYCAESAFSCRGQENVNTVVGDSHRGDCLLKDKTYDSRSCMDDHCEGTGSGFHLRFPNCAAPLNDEVSSAAVNLQQLSLGKEEPALPPSEDNHAVVFPDYMQAFAADWSHLSFGTYKSGAYNAVSGASIASTPVKTNLEETSAAANSSSTLCKEIRNPEHLDEYLRDEQLRSISNTHRFTAGVGINNMHVYSQQELMRQNIHEVSHRHKYTEPSSVPDSNFKKTQERDCPLSVRIHPQARNLSSLHMELQARATTIPMDMFASSIQSSRGSDYASSFLGTQSMPSRFDSTVSSTGNPAISQSEIPSRVAFSLPMSYSPTLPSANIVPQTTLPQHPSTNLHNQSIVSLEELANLTGYPAMPRNYARNPSAFQQAYQDSTVFHDSLSNMGYSHAQYKTGVSRSNLPLSDVNISGYGGLGIPANFPGAVLQAAAPTGSAGGYDIFHSQYQERNNFTTRQQNDGSSRTMAALLDNGYLSLTGQSQPLSEYPQGQQQRSHDHRSLLHTRNYQQGQQLSQDYGAPFHHANAYHSQAGIRPEQPRQSLSDLSSSQGPAPEQLQHLWQQSYLSSN is encoded by the exons ATGGGGAGTGAAAGCAAACACGAAGGGGGAGTTATGCAGATACCGGGGGCGTCAAAAAAGGTAGTGCAGAATATCAAAGAGATTGTTAACAAGAATTGTACGGACGCAGAGATCTACTCAGTACTTTGCGATTTTAATATGGACGCTGATGCTGCCGTTCAAAACCTCCTTAATCAAG ATCCTTTTCATCAAGTGAAGAGCAAAcgtgaaagaagaaaagag ATGAAGGAAACACAAGAATCAATGGCTCGGGGTAGTAACAATGGTTATCATGGAGTTAAAGCTGGTGGTGAATATAATTTTGGGCTTGTACCATGTCAAATCAGCGATAATG ACCTTGGTAAAGCTGCATATAGGAAAGAGAATGGGTCGGTTGCTCATCCGGGGCCTTCATCAACTTTAATATATcgtgtgaaattgaaaaatgagcAGCCTTCATCCAACAA TGATTCTTGCAATCCTGATGACAGCAGGCAAACTAAAGCTACAGGAACTGGAGATACCATTTTGTCATCTGCACAATTGTCATCAGGAACTCAAGCTGCTTGGTCAGGAGGTACTACAGGACATGTTTCAATGGCTGACATTGTTAGGATGGGTAGGCCGCGCAGCAAAGGTTCCCAAAATATGATGGACACTTCTTGCACACCTCAAGATGTAGTAGGTTCAGTAAACTCATCCCAGTACTGTCATAAATCTTCGTGTGATTCTTCTCCATCTCCACCAGAAATGCACAAATGTCTGCAATACCCACATCCTTCTCAGGTGCCAGAGACAATTCACGAGTCTGGTGTTGCTGCAAGCTCTCATGATGAATGGCCAGTGTTTGAGCAGCAAACAGCTGCTGGTGGGTTATATAATTTCAATGTGTCTAATTCCTCCAGCACTGATATCTTTTCTAATCAATCTTACTTTTATGGTGATGGAACTAATTCGAATGAAGACCACCAATTAGAGGAGGTACAAGCATCAGATAGGGATGCTGCTAACAAGAATCCAGGTTCTTATTGTGCTGAATCTGCCTTTTCATGTAGAGGACAGGAAAATGTGAATACTGTTGTAGGTGATTCTCATAGGGGTGATTGTTTACTGAAGGATAAAACTTACGATTCTCGGAGCTGCATGGATGATCATTGTGAAG GAACTGGAAGTGGCTTCCATTTACGTTTTCCAAATTGTGCTGCACCTTTGAATGATGAAGTATCATCAGCTGCTGTGAACTTGCAGCAGCTAAGTTTGGGGAAGGAGGAGCCTGCATTGCCTCCATCTGAGGATAATCATGCGGTGGTGTTTCCTGATTATATGCAAGCCTTCGCTGCTGACTGGTCACATTTGAGTTTTGGTACATACAAATCTGGGGCTTACAATGCAGTTTCTGGGGCCTCAATAGCTTCAACTCCTGTAAAGACTAACTTGGAGGAGACTTCTGCAGCAGCAAATAGTTCATCTACTCTGTGCAAGGAGATTAG AAATCCAGAGCACCTTGATGAGTACCTTCGAGATGAGCAACTCAGATCCATATCCAATACACATCGATTTACTGCAGGTGTTGGGATTAATAACATGCATGTATATTCACAGCAAGAGCTAATGAGACAAAACATTCATGAAGTATCCCATAGGCACAAATACACCGAACCATCATCTGTACCTGATTCTAATTTTAAGAAAACCCAAGAACGGGATTGTCCCTTGAGTGTTAGGATACATCCACAAGCTAGGaacctttcttctcttcatATGGAACTG CAAGCTAGGGCAACAACTATACCGATGGATATGTTTGCATCAAGTATTCAATCTTCAAGAGGTTCTGATTATGCTTCATCTTTCCTTGGAACCCAATCAATGCCCTCAAGATTTGATAGTACTGTATCATCCACTGGCAATCCAGCCATCTCCCAGTCAGAG ATTCCGAGCCGGGTTGCTTTTTCTCTACCTATGTCATATTCACCGACACTGCCCAGTGCTAATATTGTCCCACAAACCACACTTCCCCAGCATCCGTCAACTAATTTGCACAATCAGTCTATTGTTTCCTTGGAAGAGCTGGCCAATTTGACTGGCTATCCTGCTATGCCTCGGAACTATGCTCGTAATCCATCTGCTTTTCAGCAAGCTTATCAAGATAGCACTGTGTTCCATGATTCCCTGTCAAACATGGGCTACAGCCACGCACAATACAAAACAGGTGTTTCCAGGAGCAATTTGCCCTTGTCTGATGTGAACATTTCTGGTTATGGAGGTTTAGGGATCCCTGCCAACTTTCCTGGAGCCGTTTTGCAAGCTGCTGCCCCTACTGGTTCTGCAGGTGGCTATGATATTTTCCATTCTCAGTATCAAGAGAGAAATAATTTCACCACACGTCAACAG aatgatGGCTCTTCAAGAACGATGGCAGCCCTCCTAGACAACGGATATTTGAGTTTGACTGGACAGAGTCAACCGCTTTCTGAATATCCACAAGGTCAGCAGCAGCGCTCACATGATCATAGGTCCCTATTGCACACACGTAATTATCAACAAGGTCAGCAGCTCTCACAGGATTACGGTGCTCCATTTCATCATGCAAATGCTTATCACTCTCAAGCCGGAATTCGACCAGAACAACCACGCCAAAGCCTTAGTGACCTTAGTAGTTCTCAAGGGCCAGCACCCGAGCAATTACAACATCTCTGGCAGCAGAGCTACTTATCATCTAATTGA
- the LOC7480725 gene encoding uncharacterized protein LOC7480725 isoform X3, with amino-acid sequence MGSESKHEGGVMQIPGASKKVVQNIKEIVNKNCTDAEIYSVLCDFNMDADAAVQNLLNQDPFHQVKSKRERRKEMKETQESMARGSNNGYHGVKAGGEYNFGLVPCQISDNDLGKAAYRKENGSVAHPGPSSTLIYRVKLKNEQPSSNNDSCNPDDSRQTKATGTGDTILSSAQLSSGTQAAWSGGTTGHVSMADIVRMGRPRSKGSQNMMDTSCTPQDVVPETIHESGVAASSHDEWPVFEQQTAAGGLYNFNVSNSSSTDIFSNQSYFYGDGTNSNEDHQLEEVQASDRDAANKNPGSYCAESAFSCRGQENVNTVVGDSHRGDCLLKDKTYDSRSCMDDHCEGTGSGFHLRFPNCAAPLNDEVSSAAVNLQQLSLGKEEPALPPSEDNHAVVFPDYMQAFAADWSHLSFGTYKSGAYNAVSGASIASTPVKTNLEETSAAANSSSTLCKEIRNPEHLDEYLRDEQLRSISNTHRFTAGVGINNMHVYSQQELMRQNIHEVSHRHKYTEPSSVPDSNFKKTQERDCPLSVRIHPQARNLSSLHMELQARATTIPMDMFASSIQSSRGSDYASSFLGTQSMPSRFDSTVSSTGNPAISQSEIPSRVAFSLPMSYSPTLPSANIVPQTTLPQHPSTNLHNQSIVSLEELANLTGYPAMPRNYARNPSAFQQAYQDSTVFHDSLSNMGYSHAQYKTGVSRSNLPLSDVNISGYGGLGIPANFPGAVLQAAAPTGSAGGYDIFHSQYQERNNFTTRQQNDGSSRTMAALLDNGYLSLTGQSQPLSEYPQGQQQRSHDHRSLLHTRNYQQGQQLSQDYGAPFHHANAYHSQAGIRPEQPRQSLSDLSSSQGPAPEQLQHLWQQSYLSSN; translated from the exons ATGGGGAGTGAAAGCAAACACGAAGGGGGAGTTATGCAGATACCGGGGGCGTCAAAAAAGGTAGTGCAGAATATCAAAGAGATTGTTAACAAGAATTGTACGGACGCAGAGATCTACTCAGTACTTTGCGATTTTAATATGGACGCTGATGCTGCCGTTCAAAACCTCCTTAATCAAG ATCCTTTTCATCAAGTGAAGAGCAAAcgtgaaagaagaaaagag ATGAAGGAAACACAAGAATCAATGGCTCGGGGTAGTAACAATGGTTATCATGGAGTTAAAGCTGGTGGTGAATATAATTTTGGGCTTGTACCATGTCAAATCAGCGATAATG ACCTTGGTAAAGCTGCATATAGGAAAGAGAATGGGTCGGTTGCTCATCCGGGGCCTTCATCAACTTTAATATATcgtgtgaaattgaaaaatgagcAGCCTTCATCCAACAA TGATTCTTGCAATCCTGATGACAGCAGGCAAACTAAAGCTACAGGAACTGGAGATACCATTTTGTCATCTGCACAATTGTCATCAGGAACTCAAGCTGCTTGGTCAGGAGGTACTACAGGACATGTTTCAATGGCTGACATTGTTAGGATGGGTAGGCCGCGCAGCAAAGGTTCCCAAAATATGATGGACACTTCTTGCACACCTCAAGATGTA GTGCCAGAGACAATTCACGAGTCTGGTGTTGCTGCAAGCTCTCATGATGAATGGCCAGTGTTTGAGCAGCAAACAGCTGCTGGTGGGTTATATAATTTCAATGTGTCTAATTCCTCCAGCACTGATATCTTTTCTAATCAATCTTACTTTTATGGTGATGGAACTAATTCGAATGAAGACCACCAATTAGAGGAGGTACAAGCATCAGATAGGGATGCTGCTAACAAGAATCCAGGTTCTTATTGTGCTGAATCTGCCTTTTCATGTAGAGGACAGGAAAATGTGAATACTGTTGTAGGTGATTCTCATAGGGGTGATTGTTTACTGAAGGATAAAACTTACGATTCTCGGAGCTGCATGGATGATCATTGTGAAG GAACTGGAAGTGGCTTCCATTTACGTTTTCCAAATTGTGCTGCACCTTTGAATGATGAAGTATCATCAGCTGCTGTGAACTTGCAGCAGCTAAGTTTGGGGAAGGAGGAGCCTGCATTGCCTCCATCTGAGGATAATCATGCGGTGGTGTTTCCTGATTATATGCAAGCCTTCGCTGCTGACTGGTCACATTTGAGTTTTGGTACATACAAATCTGGGGCTTACAATGCAGTTTCTGGGGCCTCAATAGCTTCAACTCCTGTAAAGACTAACTTGGAGGAGACTTCTGCAGCAGCAAATAGTTCATCTACTCTGTGCAAGGAGATTAG AAATCCAGAGCACCTTGATGAGTACCTTCGAGATGAGCAACTCAGATCCATATCCAATACACATCGATTTACTGCAGGTGTTGGGATTAATAACATGCATGTATATTCACAGCAAGAGCTAATGAGACAAAACATTCATGAAGTATCCCATAGGCACAAATACACCGAACCATCATCTGTACCTGATTCTAATTTTAAGAAAACCCAAGAACGGGATTGTCCCTTGAGTGTTAGGATACATCCACAAGCTAGGaacctttcttctcttcatATGGAACTG CAAGCTAGGGCAACAACTATACCGATGGATATGTTTGCATCAAGTATTCAATCTTCAAGAGGTTCTGATTATGCTTCATCTTTCCTTGGAACCCAATCAATGCCCTCAAGATTTGATAGTACTGTATCATCCACTGGCAATCCAGCCATCTCCCAGTCAGAG ATTCCGAGCCGGGTTGCTTTTTCTCTACCTATGTCATATTCACCGACACTGCCCAGTGCTAATATTGTCCCACAAACCACACTTCCCCAGCATCCGTCAACTAATTTGCACAATCAGTCTATTGTTTCCTTGGAAGAGCTGGCCAATTTGACTGGCTATCCTGCTATGCCTCGGAACTATGCTCGTAATCCATCTGCTTTTCAGCAAGCTTATCAAGATAGCACTGTGTTCCATGATTCCCTGTCAAACATGGGCTACAGCCACGCACAATACAAAACAGGTGTTTCCAGGAGCAATTTGCCCTTGTCTGATGTGAACATTTCTGGTTATGGAGGTTTAGGGATCCCTGCCAACTTTCCTGGAGCCGTTTTGCAAGCTGCTGCCCCTACTGGTTCTGCAGGTGGCTATGATATTTTCCATTCTCAGTATCAAGAGAGAAATAATTTCACCACACGTCAACAG aatgatGGCTCTTCAAGAACGATGGCAGCCCTCCTAGACAACGGATATTTGAGTTTGACTGGACAGAGTCAACCGCTTTCTGAATATCCACAAGGTCAGCAGCAGCGCTCACATGATCATAGGTCCCTATTGCACACACGTAATTATCAACAAGGTCAGCAGCTCTCACAGGATTACGGTGCTCCATTTCATCATGCAAATGCTTATCACTCTCAAGCCGGAATTCGACCAGAACAACCACGCCAAAGCCTTAGTGACCTTAGTAGTTCTCAAGGGCCAGCACCCGAGCAATTACAACATCTCTGGCAGCAGAGCTACTTATCATCTAATTGA
- the LOC7480725 gene encoding uncharacterized protein LOC7480725 isoform X2 — protein MGSESKHEGGVMQIPGASKKVVQNIKEIVNKNCTDAEIYSVLCDFNMDADAAVQNLLNQDPFHQVKSKRERRKEMKETQESMARGSNNGYHGVKAGGEYNFGLVPCQISDNDLGKAAYRKENGSVAHPGPSSTLIYRVKLKNEQPSSNNDSCNPDDSRQTKATGTGDTILSSAQLSSGTQAAWSGGTTGHVSMADIVRMGRPRSKGSQNMMDTSCTPQDVVGSVNSSQYCHKSSCDSSPSPPEMHKCLQYPHPSQVPETIHESGVAASSHDEWPVFEQQTAADHQLEEVQASDRDAANKNPGSYCAESAFSCRGQENVNTVVGDSHRGDCLLKDKTYDSRSCMDDHCEGTGSGFHLRFPNCAAPLNDEVSSAAVNLQQLSLGKEEPALPPSEDNHAVVFPDYMQAFAADWSHLSFGTYKSGAYNAVSGASIASTPVKTNLEETSAAANSSSTLCKEIRNPEHLDEYLRDEQLRSISNTHRFTAGVGINNMHVYSQQELMRQNIHEVSHRHKYTEPSSVPDSNFKKTQERDCPLSVRIHPQARNLSSLHMELQARATTIPMDMFASSIQSSRGSDYASSFLGTQSMPSRFDSTVSSTGNPAISQSEIPSRVAFSLPMSYSPTLPSANIVPQTTLPQHPSTNLHNQSIVSLEELANLTGYPAMPRNYARNPSAFQQAYQDSTVFHDSLSNMGYSHAQYKTGVSRSNLPLSDVNISGYGGLGIPANFPGAVLQAAAPTGSAGGYDIFHSQYQERNNFTTRQQNDGSSRTMAALLDNGYLSLTGQSQPLSEYPQGQQQRSHDHRSLLHTRNYQQGQQLSQDYGAPFHHANAYHSQAGIRPEQPRQSLSDLSSSQGPAPEQLQHLWQQSYLSSN, from the exons ATGGGGAGTGAAAGCAAACACGAAGGGGGAGTTATGCAGATACCGGGGGCGTCAAAAAAGGTAGTGCAGAATATCAAAGAGATTGTTAACAAGAATTGTACGGACGCAGAGATCTACTCAGTACTTTGCGATTTTAATATGGACGCTGATGCTGCCGTTCAAAACCTCCTTAATCAAG ATCCTTTTCATCAAGTGAAGAGCAAAcgtgaaagaagaaaagag ATGAAGGAAACACAAGAATCAATGGCTCGGGGTAGTAACAATGGTTATCATGGAGTTAAAGCTGGTGGTGAATATAATTTTGGGCTTGTACCATGTCAAATCAGCGATAATG ACCTTGGTAAAGCTGCATATAGGAAAGAGAATGGGTCGGTTGCTCATCCGGGGCCTTCATCAACTTTAATATATcgtgtgaaattgaaaaatgagcAGCCTTCATCCAACAA TGATTCTTGCAATCCTGATGACAGCAGGCAAACTAAAGCTACAGGAACTGGAGATACCATTTTGTCATCTGCACAATTGTCATCAGGAACTCAAGCTGCTTGGTCAGGAGGTACTACAGGACATGTTTCAATGGCTGACATTGTTAGGATGGGTAGGCCGCGCAGCAAAGGTTCCCAAAATATGATGGACACTTCTTGCACACCTCAAGATGTAGTAGGTTCAGTAAACTCATCCCAGTACTGTCATAAATCTTCGTGTGATTCTTCTCCATCTCCACCAGAAATGCACAAATGTCTGCAATACCCACATCCTTCTCAGGTGCCAGAGACAATTCACGAGTCTGGTGTTGCTGCAAGCTCTCATGATGAATGGCCAGTGTTTGAGCAGCAAACAGCTGCTG ACCACCAATTAGAGGAGGTACAAGCATCAGATAGGGATGCTGCTAACAAGAATCCAGGTTCTTATTGTGCTGAATCTGCCTTTTCATGTAGAGGACAGGAAAATGTGAATACTGTTGTAGGTGATTCTCATAGGGGTGATTGTTTACTGAAGGATAAAACTTACGATTCTCGGAGCTGCATGGATGATCATTGTGAAG GAACTGGAAGTGGCTTCCATTTACGTTTTCCAAATTGTGCTGCACCTTTGAATGATGAAGTATCATCAGCTGCTGTGAACTTGCAGCAGCTAAGTTTGGGGAAGGAGGAGCCTGCATTGCCTCCATCTGAGGATAATCATGCGGTGGTGTTTCCTGATTATATGCAAGCCTTCGCTGCTGACTGGTCACATTTGAGTTTTGGTACATACAAATCTGGGGCTTACAATGCAGTTTCTGGGGCCTCAATAGCTTCAACTCCTGTAAAGACTAACTTGGAGGAGACTTCTGCAGCAGCAAATAGTTCATCTACTCTGTGCAAGGAGATTAG AAATCCAGAGCACCTTGATGAGTACCTTCGAGATGAGCAACTCAGATCCATATCCAATACACATCGATTTACTGCAGGTGTTGGGATTAATAACATGCATGTATATTCACAGCAAGAGCTAATGAGACAAAACATTCATGAAGTATCCCATAGGCACAAATACACCGAACCATCATCTGTACCTGATTCTAATTTTAAGAAAACCCAAGAACGGGATTGTCCCTTGAGTGTTAGGATACATCCACAAGCTAGGaacctttcttctcttcatATGGAACTG CAAGCTAGGGCAACAACTATACCGATGGATATGTTTGCATCAAGTATTCAATCTTCAAGAGGTTCTGATTATGCTTCATCTTTCCTTGGAACCCAATCAATGCCCTCAAGATTTGATAGTACTGTATCATCCACTGGCAATCCAGCCATCTCCCAGTCAGAG ATTCCGAGCCGGGTTGCTTTTTCTCTACCTATGTCATATTCACCGACACTGCCCAGTGCTAATATTGTCCCACAAACCACACTTCCCCAGCATCCGTCAACTAATTTGCACAATCAGTCTATTGTTTCCTTGGAAGAGCTGGCCAATTTGACTGGCTATCCTGCTATGCCTCGGAACTATGCTCGTAATCCATCTGCTTTTCAGCAAGCTTATCAAGATAGCACTGTGTTCCATGATTCCCTGTCAAACATGGGCTACAGCCACGCACAATACAAAACAGGTGTTTCCAGGAGCAATTTGCCCTTGTCTGATGTGAACATTTCTGGTTATGGAGGTTTAGGGATCCCTGCCAACTTTCCTGGAGCCGTTTTGCAAGCTGCTGCCCCTACTGGTTCTGCAGGTGGCTATGATATTTTCCATTCTCAGTATCAAGAGAGAAATAATTTCACCACACGTCAACAG aatgatGGCTCTTCAAGAACGATGGCAGCCCTCCTAGACAACGGATATTTGAGTTTGACTGGACAGAGTCAACCGCTTTCTGAATATCCACAAGGTCAGCAGCAGCGCTCACATGATCATAGGTCCCTATTGCACACACGTAATTATCAACAAGGTCAGCAGCTCTCACAGGATTACGGTGCTCCATTTCATCATGCAAATGCTTATCACTCTCAAGCCGGAATTCGACCAGAACAACCACGCCAAAGCCTTAGTGACCTTAGTAGTTCTCAAGGGCCAGCACCCGAGCAATTACAACATCTCTGGCAGCAGAGCTACTTATCATCTAATTGA
- the LOC7480725 gene encoding uncharacterized protein LOC7480725 isoform X5, with amino-acid sequence MGSESKHEGGVMQIPGASKKVVQNIKEIVNKNCTDAEIYSVLCDFNMDADAAVQNLLNQDPFHQVKSKRERRKEMKETQESMARGSNNGYHGVKAGGEYNFGLVPCQISDNDLGKAAYRKENGSVAHPGPSSTLIYRVKLKNEQPSSNNDSCNPDDSRQTKATGTGDTILSSAQLSSGTQAAWSGGTTGHVSMADIVRMGRPRSKGSQNMMDTSCTPQDVVPETIHESGVAASSHDEWPVFEQQTAADHQLEEVQASDRDAANKNPGSYCAESAFSCRGQENVNTVVGDSHRGDCLLKDKTYDSRSCMDDHCEGTGSGFHLRFPNCAAPLNDEVSSAAVNLQQLSLGKEEPALPPSEDNHAVVFPDYMQAFAADWSHLSFGTYKSGAYNAVSGASIASTPVKTNLEETSAAANSSSTLCKEIRNPEHLDEYLRDEQLRSISNTHRFTAGVGINNMHVYSQQELMRQNIHEVSHRHKYTEPSSVPDSNFKKTQERDCPLSVRIHPQARNLSSLHMELQARATTIPMDMFASSIQSSRGSDYASSFLGTQSMPSRFDSTVSSTGNPAISQSEIPSRVAFSLPMSYSPTLPSANIVPQTTLPQHPSTNLHNQSIVSLEELANLTGYPAMPRNYARNPSAFQQAYQDSTVFHDSLSNMGYSHAQYKTGVSRSNLPLSDVNISGYGGLGIPANFPGAVLQAAAPTGSAGGYDIFHSQYQERNNFTTRQQNDGSSRTMAALLDNGYLSLTGQSQPLSEYPQGQQQRSHDHRSLLHTRNYQQGQQLSQDYGAPFHHANAYHSQAGIRPEQPRQSLSDLSSSQGPAPEQLQHLWQQSYLSSN; translated from the exons ATGGGGAGTGAAAGCAAACACGAAGGGGGAGTTATGCAGATACCGGGGGCGTCAAAAAAGGTAGTGCAGAATATCAAAGAGATTGTTAACAAGAATTGTACGGACGCAGAGATCTACTCAGTACTTTGCGATTTTAATATGGACGCTGATGCTGCCGTTCAAAACCTCCTTAATCAAG ATCCTTTTCATCAAGTGAAGAGCAAAcgtgaaagaagaaaagag ATGAAGGAAACACAAGAATCAATGGCTCGGGGTAGTAACAATGGTTATCATGGAGTTAAAGCTGGTGGTGAATATAATTTTGGGCTTGTACCATGTCAAATCAGCGATAATG ACCTTGGTAAAGCTGCATATAGGAAAGAGAATGGGTCGGTTGCTCATCCGGGGCCTTCATCAACTTTAATATATcgtgtgaaattgaaaaatgagcAGCCTTCATCCAACAA TGATTCTTGCAATCCTGATGACAGCAGGCAAACTAAAGCTACAGGAACTGGAGATACCATTTTGTCATCTGCACAATTGTCATCAGGAACTCAAGCTGCTTGGTCAGGAGGTACTACAGGACATGTTTCAATGGCTGACATTGTTAGGATGGGTAGGCCGCGCAGCAAAGGTTCCCAAAATATGATGGACACTTCTTGCACACCTCAAGATGTA GTGCCAGAGACAATTCACGAGTCTGGTGTTGCTGCAAGCTCTCATGATGAATGGCCAGTGTTTGAGCAGCAAACAGCTGCTG ACCACCAATTAGAGGAGGTACAAGCATCAGATAGGGATGCTGCTAACAAGAATCCAGGTTCTTATTGTGCTGAATCTGCCTTTTCATGTAGAGGACAGGAAAATGTGAATACTGTTGTAGGTGATTCTCATAGGGGTGATTGTTTACTGAAGGATAAAACTTACGATTCTCGGAGCTGCATGGATGATCATTGTGAAG GAACTGGAAGTGGCTTCCATTTACGTTTTCCAAATTGTGCTGCACCTTTGAATGATGAAGTATCATCAGCTGCTGTGAACTTGCAGCAGCTAAGTTTGGGGAAGGAGGAGCCTGCATTGCCTCCATCTGAGGATAATCATGCGGTGGTGTTTCCTGATTATATGCAAGCCTTCGCTGCTGACTGGTCACATTTGAGTTTTGGTACATACAAATCTGGGGCTTACAATGCAGTTTCTGGGGCCTCAATAGCTTCAACTCCTGTAAAGACTAACTTGGAGGAGACTTCTGCAGCAGCAAATAGTTCATCTACTCTGTGCAAGGAGATTAG AAATCCAGAGCACCTTGATGAGTACCTTCGAGATGAGCAACTCAGATCCATATCCAATACACATCGATTTACTGCAGGTGTTGGGATTAATAACATGCATGTATATTCACAGCAAGAGCTAATGAGACAAAACATTCATGAAGTATCCCATAGGCACAAATACACCGAACCATCATCTGTACCTGATTCTAATTTTAAGAAAACCCAAGAACGGGATTGTCCCTTGAGTGTTAGGATACATCCACAAGCTAGGaacctttcttctcttcatATGGAACTG CAAGCTAGGGCAACAACTATACCGATGGATATGTTTGCATCAAGTATTCAATCTTCAAGAGGTTCTGATTATGCTTCATCTTTCCTTGGAACCCAATCAATGCCCTCAAGATTTGATAGTACTGTATCATCCACTGGCAATCCAGCCATCTCCCAGTCAGAG ATTCCGAGCCGGGTTGCTTTTTCTCTACCTATGTCATATTCACCGACACTGCCCAGTGCTAATATTGTCCCACAAACCACACTTCCCCAGCATCCGTCAACTAATTTGCACAATCAGTCTATTGTTTCCTTGGAAGAGCTGGCCAATTTGACTGGCTATCCTGCTATGCCTCGGAACTATGCTCGTAATCCATCTGCTTTTCAGCAAGCTTATCAAGATAGCACTGTGTTCCATGATTCCCTGTCAAACATGGGCTACAGCCACGCACAATACAAAACAGGTGTTTCCAGGAGCAATTTGCCCTTGTCTGATGTGAACATTTCTGGTTATGGAGGTTTAGGGATCCCTGCCAACTTTCCTGGAGCCGTTTTGCAAGCTGCTGCCCCTACTGGTTCTGCAGGTGGCTATGATATTTTCCATTCTCAGTATCAAGAGAGAAATAATTTCACCACACGTCAACAG aatgatGGCTCTTCAAGAACGATGGCAGCCCTCCTAGACAACGGATATTTGAGTTTGACTGGACAGAGTCAACCGCTTTCTGAATATCCACAAGGTCAGCAGCAGCGCTCACATGATCATAGGTCCCTATTGCACACACGTAATTATCAACAAGGTCAGCAGCTCTCACAGGATTACGGTGCTCCATTTCATCATGCAAATGCTTATCACTCTCAAGCCGGAATTCGACCAGAACAACCACGCCAAAGCCTTAGTGACCTTAGTAGTTCTCAAGGGCCAGCACCCGAGCAATTACAACATCTCTGGCAGCAGAGCTACTTATCATCTAATTGA